From Vitis vinifera cultivar Pinot Noir 40024 chromosome 5, ASM3070453v1, the proteins below share one genomic window:
- the LOC100259564 gene encoding 1-Cys peroxiredoxin, which translates to MPGLTLGDTIPNLEVETTHGRTKLHDYIGDRWTIIFSHPGDFTPVCTTELGKMAAYTEEFARREVKLLGLSCDDVQSHKEWIKDIEAYTPGSKVTYPIAADPKREIIKQLNMVDPDEKDSSGNNLPSRALHIVGPDKKIKLSFLYPASTGRNMDEVLRALESLQKAAKHKIATPANWKPGEPVLIPPSVSNEQAKRMFPQGFQTCGLPSKKEYLRFTQV; encoded by the exons atgCCGGGTCTGACTCTAGGAGACACTATACCAAACCTGGAAGTGGAAACCACACATGGGAGGACCAAGCTCCATGACTACATCGGAGATAGATGGACCATAATCTTCTCCCACCCAG GCGATTTCACGCCGGTGTGCACTACGGAGCTCGGTAAGATGGCTGCGTATACTGAGGAGTTTGCTCGGAGAGAGGTGAAGCTCTTGGGATTGTCCTGTGACGATGTGCAGTCCCACAAGGAGTGGATCAAGGACATTGAGGCCTACACT CCTGGGAGCAAGGTGACGTATCCGATCGCTGCGGATCCAAAGAGAGAGATCATCAAACAACTAAACATGGTGGATCCGGATGAAAAAGACTCCTCTGGAAACAATCTCCCGTCTCGAGCTCTCCACATCGTTGGCCCTGACAAGAAG ATTAAGCTGAGCTTTCTTTATCCGGCGAGCACCGGCCGGAACATGGATGAAGTGCTGAGGGCGCTGGAGTCACTGCAGAAGGCGGCGAAGCACAAGATCGCAACTCCGGCGAACTGGAAACCGGGGGAGCCGGTGCTGATACCGCCAAGCGTGTCCAACGAGCAAGCCAAACGGATGTTCCCTCAGGGTTTCCAGACTTGTGGTCTTCCATCCAAAAAGGAATACCTTCGCTTCACCCAAGTCTGA
- the LOC100254448 gene encoding uncharacterized protein LOC100254448, with protein MYNSGCNNLGTAHEMSHRSPLLTFFSTFYTPPPACPTVIKHRNSRPRPKYPLTSLNLLLFRRSTKVGKGKMKSALTPFIGFQLTVLFTLQLNLLPAVSLPCRSFCGTIPVKYPFGVDEGCGAPQYKGMLNCSTDLFFLTPSGNYKVQAIDYDKKTMVVYDPAMSTCSILQPHHDFLMSDIQSAMIPPASDTVFVLLNCSIDSPVLNHYKSLCFNFSGHSCDELYSACTSFKLFHLLSNSSPPCCFTGYDTVKYMSMNILDCSHYTSVYDTDGLKGIGPLDWSYGIKLSYAIPDTGCERCTRSGGTCGFDTQTEGTLCICSSSTNSTRECAGGSLASTEGSQSPLKRSFRVLLWVLAAVLGVVL; from the exons ATGTACAATTCCGGGTGCAATAATTTGGGGACTGCCCACGAAATGAGCCACCGCTCCCCACTTTTGACCTTTTTTTCAACTTTCTATACCCCACCACCAGCCTGTCCAACAGTCATAAAGCACCGTAACTCTCGGCCTCGGCCTAAGTATCCACTAACCAGTTTGAACCTATTATTGTTTCGCCGATCAACCAAAGTAGGGAAAGGCAAAATGAAATCTGCATTAACTCCATTCATCGGCTTCCAGCTTACCGTGCTCTTCACTCTGCAACTAAACCTACTTCCCGCTGTTTCCCTCCCCTGCCGCAGCTTCTGCGGCACCATTCCGGTGAAGTACCCGTTTGGAGTCGACGAGGGCTGCGGAGCACCGCAGTACAAGGGAATGCTGAACTGCAGCACCGACCTTTTCTTCCTGACACCCTCCGGGAACTACAAAGTCCAGGCCATCGACTATGACAAGAAGACAATGGTGGTCTACGACCCAGCCATGTCCACTTGCTCCATTCTCCAACCCCACCACGACTTCCTCATGTCCGATATCCAGTCCGCGATGATCCCTCCGGCGTCGGATACCGTCTTTGTCCTCCTCAACTGCTCCATCGACTCGCCTGTTCTCAACCACTACAAGTCTCTCTGCTTCAACTTCTCCGGCCACTCCTGCGATGAGCTCTACAGCGCCTGTACCTCGTTCAAGCTTTTTCACCTCCTCTCCAACAGCTCTCCGCCGTGTTGCTTCACGGGCTACGATACTGTGAAGTACATGAGCATGAATATACTGGACTGTTCTCATTACACTTCTGTGTATGACACCGATGGGTTGAAGGGTATTGGGCCATTGGACTGGTCGTATGGTATTAAACTTTCGTATGCCATTCCAGACACTGGGTGCGAACGCTGCACGAGGTCTGGAGGGACTTGTGGGTTCGACACACAGACTGAAGGAACGCTGTGCATTTGCTCGAGCTCCACGAACTCTACGAGAGAATGTG CTGGAGGCAGTCTCGCCAGTACGGAAGGAAGCCAGAGTCCATTGAAGAGATCGTTCCGAGTTTTGCTTTGGGTCTTGGCTGCAGTACTGGGTGTGGTTTTGTGA